A window of Paraburkholderia megapolitana genomic DNA:
CGGCAGCGATGCGCGCGCTTTCGTCACGAGCGTATCGATGTGCGATGCCACCGACCCGAGGTCGCTGCCGTCGACGCTCACATACAGGTCCACCGCGGGCCGGATGTTGTAGTGCGTGACGACGACCGGCTGCACACCGGGCTGCACCGATGCGAGATTGCCGAGTAGTTGCAGATTGTTGCCAGGGGCACCGGCGGGCACATTAGGAATGGGGGTAACCCCGGGACCAGCCGCAGGCTGCGCCACCGGAATACGCAGCACGTCATCGAGCGATTCGATCTGATACTGCGGCGTCTGCACGGTCAGCGGATACTCGACGCCGTTCTGCCGGTTCAGCCAGAACGCGGGCGCCGTCTGCGAACTGCCCGACAACGACACCAGCAGATTCTGCGCGACGTTGCTCGCGACGAGGCTCACCTGCTGCAAGCGCGTGCGGTCCATCTGCATGGTCAGCGTGGGGCTGTCGTTGCGCTGCTCGACGTGGACATCGACGGTACCGGGCACCTGGCGCACGTCTTTCATCAGGTGGCTCGCCACCGTCATATCGGAGGTGAGATTGCTGCCCGTTACCTGCACGTCGATTGCGGCAGGCTGCCCGAAGTTCAGAATCTGCGTGACGATGTCGGCGGGCTGAAAGAAGAACTCGACGCCGGGGAAGCGCTGCGGCAACAGTGCGCGCAGCTGGCGCATATAGGTTTCGGTCGGCTTGTGATCGGGCTTCAGCGCCACCTGGATTTCGCCGTCGAGTGTGCCGATCGTGCCCGCGTTGCTATACGACAGGTTGATCCCGCTATACGGCAGGCCGAGATTGTCGAGGATCGTTTCGAGTTCACTGGCGGGCACGACTTCGCGCACGACGTGTTCGACCTGGTCGGCGAGCCGCGCCGTTTCCTCGATCCGGTAGCCGCTCGGCGCACGCATGTGCAGACGGATGTCGCCGGCATCGACGGTCGGGAAGAAATCGCGGCCGAGTACAAGCACTAGCCCTGTCGATACGATACAGAAGCCGACGAACGCAAGCGCATAGAAGCGCCGCCGCGACAGCAGCATGCTGAGCAGCACGATGTAGTTCGCGCGGACCCGCTCGAAGGCGCCGTCGAATGACCGGTGAATCCGCATGAACGGCCCCGGTTTCGCGGTCGTTGCATGCGCAGGTGCGGCGCGATGGTTCATCATCAGCAGCGCGAGGGTCGGCACCAGTGTGCGCGACAGGATGTACGACGCGATCATCGCGAACACGACCGCTTCCGCGAGCGGCACGAACAGATAGCGCGCGACGCCCGTCAGAAAGAACATCGGCACGAAGACGATACAGATACACAGCGTCGACACGAGCGCGGGCGTCGCGATCTCGCCAGCGCCGTTGAGAATTGCGAGTTCGAGGCCGGAGCCGAGATGCAGATGCCGCTCGATGTTCTCGATCGTCACCGTCGCATCGTCGACGAGAATCCCGACCGCGAGCGCAAGGCCGCCCAACGTCATGATGTTGAGCGTCTCGCCGAGCGCATGCAGCATCAGCAGCGACGAGAGGATAGACAGCGGAATCGATACGGCGATGATCACCGTGCTACGCCAGTTGCCGAGAAACAGCAGGATCATCGCGGCCGTGAGCGCCGCGGCAATTCCCGCCTCGCGAATCACACCGCTGATCGCCGCCCGCACGAACACCGACTGGTCGAAGAGCGGCGCGATCTTCAGGTCCGGCGGTAACGTGTCGCGTGCATGCGGCAGCAGCGCTTTCAGCGTATCGACGATCTGCAGCGTCGACGCGTCGCCGCTTTTTAGAATCGACAGCAGCACACCGCGGTGGCCGTCCTGGCGCACGACGTTGGTCTGCGGCGTGTAGCCGTCGCGCACGTGCGCGACTTCGCGCAGGTACACCGTCGAACCACCCGATGTGCGCACTGGAATATCGTTGAGCGCGGCAATCGTATCCGGCGAACCGTTCATGCCGATCGTGTATTCGGTCTGTCCTAGCTTTGCGGTACCAGTGGGCAGGATCAGGTTCTGCGCGTTGACCGCGTTGACGATATCGGCCGGCGCGAGACCGCGGGCAATCAGCGCGCGCGAATCGAGATCGACGGAAATCACGCGCGTCTTGCCGCCGTACGGAAACGGCACCTGGGCACCCGGAATCGTGATCAGCTGCGGGCGCAGAAAATTCAGCGCGATGTCGGCGACGGCCTGCTCGCTCATCGTCGGGCTCGACAGGCCGAGCTGGATGACGGGAATGCTCGACGCCGAGTAAGTAATGACGAGCGGCGGCGTGGCACCGGGAGGCATCTGCCGCAACTGCGCCTGCTCCGATGCGACGGTCTGTGCGATCGCGGTCTGCAGGCTCGCGCCCGGCTGCAGGAACAGCTTGATAATCGCGATCCCCGACAGCGACTCCGATTCGATGTGCTGGATGTTATTGACGGTCGTCGTAATGCCGCGCTCGTTGACCGACGTGATGCGATCCGCGACATCGCGTGCGGACAAACCGGTGTAATTCCAGATCACGCTGATCACCGGGATATCGATCGACGGAAAGATATCGGTCGGCATCGTCAGCAACACGAAGGGCGTGGCAAGCAGAATACCGATCGCGAGAACGATGAAGGTATAGGGCCGCTTGAGCGCCAGATTGACGATCCACATGGGGGCAACCCGAGGTCATGGAAAAGGTGGCCGCCCCGGCTCAGATCCGGACAGGCGGATAACGAAATACCCGGGATGCTAGGGGACGGGCCGGGCGCCATAATGACGTGAACATGGCGCGGCTGTCAGTATCGCGACGGGAAGCGGGACGGCGCAGGCAATAGCGGATGGACGAAAGGCGACGCACGCGGTGCGTCGCCCGTTTGCGTCAATCGCCCTTGTAGACCGTGTTGTTCAACTGCTGAAGCTGACCATCGCGCTCGGCGTTGATCAGTTGCTGACGCACGGCCTGACGCGACAGTCCCATCGAACCGCCCGACGCACCCGAGCCGGAATACGTTCCGCCTACATCGGCCGCGCCGGCGTTCGTCGTTGCGGACTGGTCGGGTGCAGCGGGGTTGGCGGTGGGGGCATCCTGGGCGCTGGCTACGCCGGCAAAGGCGACGAGCGAGACGAATGAGGCGGCGGCGATAAGCTTGTTCATGGTGCGGCTCCTTGATGTGGGGGACAACGGGAGTACCGTGCAGCGGCTTCGCGCGAAGGCTGGGCAAAATCCGCTGAACGTGACCGAAGTCTATGAGCCGCACCGTGGCCCTTTGCTGGCTACAGAATGGCGTGGCTGCCATCGTCGGCGAGCGCCGCTTGCTCACTCTTCAGACCTGTTTCTTTCATTGCTTTCGGCCGCATTCGCTCTGGTTACGATATGCGGCCGGAAATGCCCCTTAATCGATAGATTGATCCGCGCCCACTCCGGGTAGAGTCGCCTCGCTGGATCGGGTCAAGCGCGCATCAAGCAGATTTGCAATTTGCGAAATCTGACCTAAAGTTTTGTCTTACAAAACGTCGATATTCGATCGGCCAGATTAAAAAAGTTACGGGGGCAACCATGATTACTTTTATCGATCACGAGATCGCGCATATAGCCAGAGTGATGCGTCCGTCACTGCTTGGCG
This region includes:
- a CDS encoding efflux RND transporter permease subunit, with product MWIVNLALKRPYTFIVLAIGILLATPFVLLTMPTDIFPSIDIPVISVIWNYTGLSARDVADRITSVNERGITTTVNNIQHIESESLSGIAIIKLFLQPGASLQTAIAQTVASEQAQLRQMPPGATPPLVITYSASSIPVIQLGLSSPTMSEQAVADIALNFLRPQLITIPGAQVPFPYGGKTRVISVDLDSRALIARGLAPADIVNAVNAQNLILPTGTAKLGQTEYTIGMNGSPDTIAALNDIPVRTSGGSTVYLREVAHVRDGYTPQTNVVRQDGHRGVLLSILKSGDASTLQIVDTLKALLPHARDTLPPDLKIAPLFDQSVFVRAAISGVIREAGIAAALTAAMILLFLGNWRSTVIIAVSIPLSILSSLLMLHALGETLNIMTLGGLALAVGILVDDATVTIENIERHLHLGSGLELAILNGAGEIATPALVSTLCICIVFVPMFFLTGVARYLFVPLAEAVVFAMIASYILSRTLVPTLALLMMNHRAAPAHATTAKPGPFMRIHRSFDGAFERVRANYIVLLSMLLSRRRFYALAFVGFCIVSTGLVLVLGRDFFPTVDAGDIRLHMRAPSGYRIEETARLADQVEHVVREVVPASELETILDNLGLPYSGINLSYSNAGTIGTLDGEIQVALKPDHKPTETYMRQLRALLPQRFPGVEFFFQPADIVTQILNFGQPAAIDVQVTGSNLTSDMTVASHLMKDVRQVPGTVDVHVEQRNDSPTLTMQMDRTRLQQVSLVASNVAQNLLVSLSGSSQTAPAFWLNRQNGVEYPLTVQTPQYQIESLDDVLRIPVAQPAAGPGVTPIPNVPAGAPGNNLQLLGNLASVQPGVQPVVVTHYNIRPAVDLYVSVDGSDLGSVASHIDTLVTKARASLPRGTDIVVRGQVETMRSSYVGLGVGVAMAIVLVYLLMVINFQSWVDPLIIISALPAAIAGIAWMLFLTSTHLSVPALTGAIMTVGVATANSILVVSFARQRLHDGAMPLVAALEAGATRIRPVLMTAAAMIIGMVPMALGLGEGAEQNAPLGRAVIGGLLFATVSTLLFVPLVFAGVHSRLARRQAARAAGTDSLS